In Dyadobacter subterraneus, a single genomic region encodes these proteins:
- a CDS encoding serine hydrolase domain-containing protein — protein MKLSPAKVLFKSAIILFTALSFTSFKNPKLKVQPDLTVKLDNIFAAVPDFSGVLLVAEKGKPVYHKAFGYKSFMTKEPMETSTVFELASVSKQFTAMTIMQMKQEGKLSFDDLLEKYIPGLPYPGITIRHLLTHTSGLPDYQQVMDQHWDKTKIAGNAENIAYLIQYHPEKHFEPGAKYEYSNTGFMLLASITEKVSGEDFVEFCQNRLFKPAKMSHTAIRTIDQKKKLSNLALGHIYVPEKKLYVPADSFPQFNYAIWLGNRKGPGRVSSTSTDLLKWDRVLYSDKMVKAETSKQAFSPARLNDGSLSNYGFGWKIKESKIGKVVWHDGDNPGYATEFIRYIDADKTIILLCNNAHPKMPEILKNVETAVEE, from the coding sequence ATGAAATTATCTCCTGCAAAAGTTTTATTTAAATCTGCTATCATTCTTTTCACTGCACTAAGTTTTACTTCATTCAAGAATCCGAAGCTAAAAGTACAGCCGGATCTGACCGTCAAGCTGGATAACATTTTTGCGGCTGTCCCGGATTTTAGCGGTGTTTTACTGGTTGCAGAAAAAGGTAAACCTGTATATCATAAGGCATTTGGATACAAAAGCTTTATGACGAAAGAACCAATGGAAACATCAACTGTTTTTGAGCTGGCCTCCGTTTCCAAGCAGTTTACAGCCATGACCATCATGCAGATGAAGCAGGAAGGAAAACTTTCCTTTGATGATCTTCTGGAAAAATATATACCCGGACTTCCTTACCCTGGTATCACCATACGGCATCTACTCACGCATACCTCCGGACTCCCTGACTATCAACAGGTCATGGATCAACATTGGGATAAAACCAAAATAGCCGGCAACGCGGAAAATATTGCTTACCTGATTCAATATCATCCTGAAAAACATTTTGAACCTGGGGCAAAATATGAATACAGCAATACGGGCTTTATGCTTTTGGCGAGTATAACTGAAAAAGTATCCGGAGAGGATTTCGTTGAATTTTGTCAAAATCGTCTTTTCAAACCGGCAAAAATGAGCCACACTGCGATCAGAACAATTGATCAGAAAAAGAAGCTTTCGAACCTGGCACTGGGTCATATTTATGTTCCGGAAAAAAAGCTTTACGTTCCTGCCGATTCCTTTCCGCAGTTCAATTATGCAATCTGGCTAGGTAACCGCAAGGGGCCGGGGCGTGTCAGTTCCACATCCACGGATCTTTTAAAGTGGGACAGGGTTTTGTATTCTGATAAAATGGTTAAGGCAGAAACTTCAAAGCAGGCATTTTCACCTGCCCGGCTTAATGACGGTTCCTTATCAAATTACGGTTTTGGCTGGAAGATCAAGGAATCAAAAATTGGAAAAGTGGTCTGGCACGATGGAGATAATCCTGGTTATGCAACCGAATTTATACGCTACATTGATGCGGATAAAACAATCATTTTGCTTTGTAATAACGCTCATCCCAAGATGCCGGAAATTTTGAAAAACGTCGAAACAGCTGTGGAAGAATAA
- a CDS encoding Lrp/AsnC family transcriptional regulator: protein MTDELDKRILNFLQKDAKLTIKELAESLEMSTTPIFERIKRMERDGVIKGYVALVDQEKVGRGQTVFINIRMPVYTAENVAEFEQTIREMQQVLECYHLAGTIDYQLKVVVENIKEYDRLLLEISKIKNVNVESSVIVLHDVKQQTAIPL from the coding sequence ATGACAGATGAACTGGACAAAAGAATTCTGAATTTCCTGCAAAAAGATGCCAAATTAACCATCAAGGAACTGGCAGAGTCGCTTGAAATGAGCACGACGCCAATTTTTGAACGCATCAAACGGATGGAAAGAGACGGTGTGATCAAAGGTTATGTTGCGCTGGTTGATCAGGAAAAAGTCGGGCGAGGACAAACGGTTTTTATCAACATCAGAATGCCGGTATATACAGCTGAAAACGTAGCAGAATTTGAACAAACAATACGTGAAATGCAACAGGTTCTTGAATGTTATCACCTCGCCGGGACCATCGATTACCAGCTGAAAGTGGTTGTAGAAAACATCAAGGAATATGATCGGCTCCTGCTGGAAATCTCAAAAATCAAAAATGTAAATGTAGAAAGCAGCGTGATCGTACTTCACGATGTAAAACAGCAAACTGCTATACCGTTATAA
- a CDS encoding sialate O-acetylesterase, which produces MSKSFNSLRASLKWMFFLLTPAFANAQISLTAPLERSVYQRELKDNSATVTISGSYSIAMDKIEVQATPVAANQGTQINWTTLQDNPSGGVFSGTLRLAGGWYKLEVRGSKKGVLIGNPSTISHTGVGEVLIISGQSNAQGMIDHNYANALPPGASDDRVNYVADNNEDNNNTQDLAYPTFKQLNSTEEVMGPRGHGSWCWGLLGDLLVKKLNVPVMFVNTAWSGTSIQNWVESSQNIPTYSVYTDHTFMLPSQMPYGNLRLALQYYVKQYGARTILWMQGESDNDPMKMSFDDYRSKLKYVIAKLASDVNKQIPWMIARTSYASNTVYPTLIEAQNAVINDLPGIAYPGPSTDNLPAQRADGTHFFGAAALTVLANAWNEALSQNFFSTVAPIAVTDEPKITSVCAPNNTSVNLTLPDGYLNYIWTKEVNGNTSTEGGRSINVSSPGVYYAKLKDPYGNTLRSQKITISGSIKPVTPTILQSGSQQECADSAFTFSINPGNDQYNWYKQGNNTALSSASSISVSESGTYFVNGQNVLGCTSDNSNSSSLVIRPVVPTPVIAKSGPFSATATITETGLNESYNWKRDGEILDVSSSNTIKTNVKGVYAARASQTFTLGNNVLTCYSPYSNDLEVVTDGDVDFVVYPNPGARDDIYVESRDDVENAEITVYDLYGRIMISQTQDMKSRVKILVKNLTSGKYILRIKANGINVSKQIIVL; this is translated from the coding sequence GTGAGTAAAAGTTTTAATTCCCTTCGTGCTTCATTAAAATGGATGTTTTTTTTATTAACACCGGCTTTTGCAAATGCCCAGATAAGCCTAACCGCACCCCTTGAACGTTCTGTTTACCAGCGGGAACTTAAAGATAACTCTGCAACGGTTACCATCAGCGGTAGTTATTCCATCGCCATGGATAAAATTGAAGTGCAGGCTACGCCGGTAGCGGCAAATCAGGGAACGCAGATAAACTGGACTACTTTGCAGGATAATCCAAGTGGAGGAGTTTTCAGCGGCACATTGCGTTTGGCAGGTGGCTGGTATAAACTGGAAGTTCGTGGATCTAAAAAAGGGGTTTTAATCGGAAATCCTTCTACAATTTCTCATACCGGTGTTGGAGAAGTGTTAATTATATCCGGACAATCCAATGCCCAGGGTATGATTGACCATAACTATGCTAACGCGCTTCCTCCGGGGGCATCTGATGACAGAGTTAACTATGTTGCGGATAATAATGAAGACAATAACAACACCCAGGATCTGGCTTATCCTACCTTTAAACAATTAAACAGCACAGAAGAGGTAATGGGGCCTCGTGGTCACGGGAGCTGGTGCTGGGGACTTTTGGGAGACTTACTGGTGAAGAAACTGAATGTTCCGGTTATGTTTGTCAATACTGCCTGGAGTGGTACTTCCATCCAGAATTGGGTAGAAAGCAGCCAGAATATTCCAACGTATTCTGTTTATACGGATCATACATTCATGCTGCCCTCTCAGATGCCCTACGGAAATTTGAGGCTGGCTTTGCAATATTATGTAAAACAATATGGTGCCCGGACGATATTATGGATGCAGGGCGAATCGGATAATGATCCGATGAAAATGAGTTTTGATGATTACCGATCTAAATTAAAGTATGTCATCGCTAAACTTGCATCGGATGTAAACAAACAAATTCCATGGATGATTGCGAGGACTTCCTACGCAAGCAACACTGTTTATCCAACGCTAATTGAAGCACAGAACGCAGTAATTAACGATTTACCAGGAATTGCTTATCCCGGTCCGTCGACGGACAATTTACCAGCCCAGCGCGCAGACGGTACACACTTTTTCGGAGCCGCTGCTTTGACAGTTCTTGCAAATGCCTGGAATGAAGCGTTGAGTCAGAACTTTTTTTCAACTGTTGCACCTATTGCCGTTACGGACGAACCAAAAATTACAAGTGTTTGTGCGCCTAATAATACTTCGGTTAACCTGACTTTGCCGGACGGTTACCTTAACTACATCTGGACAAAAGAGGTAAACGGTAATACCAGTACCGAAGGCGGCAGATCCATTAATGTTTCCAGCCCGGGTGTATATTATGCCAAACTGAAAGACCCTTACGGCAACACCCTGCGTTCTCAAAAAATTACTATTTCTGGTTCAATAAAACCTGTGACACCAACGATTTTACAATCCGGTTCTCAGCAGGAATGTGCAGATTCTGCATTTACGTTTTCTATCAATCCTGGAAATGATCAATACAACTGGTACAAGCAGGGAAACAACACGGCACTTTCATCCGCATCTTCTATCAGCGTTTCAGAAAGTGGTACTTATTTCGTGAACGGACAAAATGTACTTGGCTGTACATCAGACAATTCAAACTCATCCTCTTTGGTAATTCGTCCGGTAGTACCAACGCCGGTTATTGCCAAATCAGGACCATTTTCAGCGACAGCCACAATCACGGAGACTGGCCTGAACGAATCTTACAACTGGAAGCGGGATGGCGAAATACTGGACGTTTCTTCGAGTAATACAATCAAAACAAATGTTAAAGGAGTTTATGCAGCGAGAGCTTCCCAGACTTTCACTTTGGGAAATAATGTACTGACCTGCTATTCACCCTATTCAAACGATCTGGAAGTGGTTACAGACGGTGATGTAGATTTTGTTGTTTACCCGAATCCAGGTGCCCGCGACGATATTTATGTAGAATCACGCGATGATGTTGAAAATGCAGAAATAACAGTTTATGACCTTTACGGACGAATCATGATTTCTCAAACCCAGGATATGAAAAGTCGTGTTAAAATTCTTGTAAAAAACCTGACTTCCGGAAAATATATCCTGCGCATAAAAGCAAATGGAATTAATGTTTCCAAACAAATAATTGTGTTGTAG
- a CDS encoding DUF1611 domain-containing protein, whose translation MERAIVLTAGLLDTVDAKTAHGLIRESQRFEIVGIVDSKHVGKDAGEVLDGKFRNIPVFESIEKAKEVEPAYCIIGVATTGGRFPDFMLKIVETAIENKLSIVNGLHDYLSEREDMVALAEVNGVKLLDIRKPKAFKDLHFWTGEVLNFQTPVVAVMGTDCALGKRTTTRLLIKSCENAGLKAQMIYTGQTGWLQGGKYGFIFDSTLNDFVSGELEHAILSCDKETNPDIIFIEGQSALRNPSGPCGAEFLLSGGAKNVILVHSPKREFFDMEEHFGKIPTLNSEIELIKLYGSNVIALALNTENCTEEEYLSFQELYQKEFGIPVLLPIQQGCDPVIDVLKSLVK comes from the coding sequence ATGGAAAGAGCAATTGTATTAACTGCCGGACTTCTTGATACGGTAGATGCCAAAACGGCCCACGGACTGATCCGTGAAAGCCAGCGTTTTGAGATTGTAGGTATTGTCGACAGCAAGCATGTTGGGAAAGATGCTGGAGAAGTGCTGGATGGAAAATTTCGGAATATTCCTGTATTTGAAAGTATTGAAAAAGCAAAAGAAGTTGAGCCGGCATATTGTATTATCGGTGTAGCGACAACAGGCGGACGGTTTCCTGATTTTATGCTTAAAATCGTAGAAACGGCGATTGAAAACAAACTTTCCATCGTCAATGGTTTGCACGATTATCTTTCTGAAAGAGAAGATATGGTTGCGCTTGCAGAGGTGAACGGCGTGAAATTACTTGATATCCGTAAGCCAAAAGCATTTAAAGATCTGCATTTCTGGACCGGCGAAGTATTGAATTTTCAAACGCCGGTTGTAGCCGTAATGGGTACGGACTGTGCGCTTGGAAAAAGAACCACCACACGGCTGCTTATCAAATCCTGTGAAAATGCAGGACTGAAAGCACAGATGATTTACACCGGACAAACGGGTTGGCTTCAAGGTGGGAAATATGGATTTATTTTCGATTCGACACTGAATGATTTTGTATCAGGTGAGCTTGAACATGCGATTTTGAGCTGTGATAAAGAAACAAATCCTGATATTATTTTTATTGAAGGACAATCCGCATTAAGAAATCCAAGCGGGCCGTGCGGCGCCGAATTTCTTCTTTCCGGCGGGGCAAAAAATGTAATTCTGGTGCATTCTCCGAAACGCGAATTTTTTGATATGGAGGAACATTTTGGCAAAATCCCGACCCTGAATTCTGAAATTGAACTGATAAAATTATATGGATCCAATGTCATTGCACTGGCATTGAATACTGAAAATTGCACAGAAGAAGAGTATTTGTCCTTTCAGGAATTATACCAAAAAGAGTTTGGAATTCCGGTTCTGCTGCCCATTCAGCAAGGTTGTGATCCTGTTATTGATGTGCTTAAATCGCTTGTAAAATGA
- a CDS encoding DUF3244 domain-containing protein → MRTSIKTILVAFAIVTSFAFTANAEGRDNKKTSDLNTGVFVNKEGKINVLVDQANEDATTTILIKNESGEVVYSEVVEKGNQRFGRVLNVEKLEDGQYELEVKSKNDSQIKTFQVSEPKTERVIEMQ, encoded by the coding sequence ATGAGAACTTCAATCAAAACTATATTAGTTGCTTTTGCAATAGTTACTTCATTTGCTTTTACAGCAAACGCAGAAGGAAGAGATAACAAAAAGACATCTGATCTAAACACAGGCGTATTTGTTAATAAGGAAGGAAAGATCAATGTTTTAGTTGACCAGGCAAATGAAGATGCGACCACCACGATCTTAATTAAAAATGAAAGCGGTGAGGTTGTATATAGCGAAGTTGTTGAAAAAGGGAATCAAAGATTCGGACGTGTTTTGAATGTAGAAAAACTGGAAGACGGTCAGTATGAACTTGAAGTAAAGAGTAAAAATGACAGTCAGATTAAAACTTTTCAGGTTTCCGAACCAAAAACTGAACGTGTTATTGAAATGCAATAG
- a CDS encoding dipeptide epimerase, with protein MNISSVKAYAQLIPLKKPYTIARETISEAEIIFFEITLSNGICGRGAANPDPEVIGETATQTLENLSSDEVSDYLKGKHIREFLSHIAYFRNVFARFPATLAALDIALHDAFGKWIELPIVDFYGRHHSKMLTSVTIGIKDVAETIQEAKEYKEQGFKVLKVKTGLNPELDAERVIRLNETFGDYFTIRVDANEGYSAGDLEIFLKQTASTTLELIEQPFHPKFNNELLKFPKDVRRKLAADESLTGAKAAFEIARNELFGIFNIKLMKCGGLVSAFEIANIARQAEIDLFWGCNDESDLSITAALHAAFACQNTKYLDLDGSFDLLEDYKESGFILRDGYLSIQSKPGF; from the coding sequence ATGAACATTAGCTCAGTAAAAGCATACGCACAATTAATACCGCTAAAAAAGCCATATACCATCGCGCGGGAAACCATAAGCGAGGCGGAAATTATCTTTTTTGAGATTACTTTATCCAATGGAATCTGTGGACGAGGCGCTGCAAATCCTGATCCGGAAGTAATAGGAGAGACAGCCACTCAAACACTGGAAAATCTAAGTTCCGATGAGGTTTCAGATTATTTAAAGGGAAAACATATTCGTGAATTTTTATCCCACATCGCCTATTTCAGAAATGTCTTTGCACGTTTTCCGGCGACATTGGCAGCGCTTGATATTGCGCTGCATGATGCGTTCGGGAAATGGATCGAATTGCCGATTGTCGATTTTTACGGCCGTCATCATTCCAAAATGTTAACATCTGTAACCATTGGAATAAAAGATGTCGCTGAAACTATTCAGGAAGCAAAAGAATATAAAGAACAGGGATTTAAGGTTTTAAAAGTAAAAACGGGTTTAAATCCGGAGTTGGACGCAGAGCGGGTTATCCGGCTTAATGAAACTTTTGGTGATTATTTCACAATTCGTGTAGATGCCAATGAGGGATATTCGGCAGGTGATCTTGAAATATTTTTAAAACAAACTGCATCTACTACACTTGAATTAATTGAGCAGCCTTTTCATCCGAAATTTAACAATGAACTTTTAAAATTTCCAAAAGATGTAAGGCGAAAACTAGCCGCAGATGAATCACTCACTGGTGCGAAAGCAGCTTTTGAAATTGCGCGGAACGAATTATTTGGGATTTTTAATATCAAACTGATGAAATGCGGCGGTCTCGTGTCAGCTTTTGAAATCGCCAATATCGCCCGGCAGGCAGAAATTGATCTTTTCTGGGGTTGCAATGATGAAAGTGATCTTAGCATTACGGCGGCTCTACACGCAGCATTTGCCTGTCAAAATACAAAATACCTGGATTTGGATGGTAGTTTTGATCTTTTGGAAGATTATAAGGAAAGTGGTTTTATATTACGGGACGGATATCTTTCCATACAGTCAAAACCAGGCTTCTGA
- a CDS encoding ABC transporter permease, with translation MFENYFKIARRNLWRSKGFSAINIFGLAIGIAACFFIFQYVNFESGYDKFNTNAENLYRVPISYSGSMANVPTTAANHPAVGPAMKADFPEVVDFVRVVNVSLFMNAFSISYAPPVGETKTFNESNIYMADASFFNVFTYPLIYGDKKTCLVNEGSIVISESEAKKYFGEQNPIGQTLKVNGRIPMKVSAVFADAPENSHIKFDMLVPFAVLGPKFGEDNWTWPEFYNYVLLAPGTDIKKLEAKFPAFIERYLGAKMKELNFRSAFHLQKVTDIHLTSNYLKEAEANGSEKEIYFLAVIGVFILFIAWINYINLSTAKSMERAKEVGLRKVVGAEKTQLVIQFLLESVIVNFLALVLAGFIILALTPSFNHFIGRNISLGFFSNGLGSNPLFWISVVGIFMAGALLVGAYPAFVLSSFLPVRVLKGAPVPTGKGISLRKVLVSFQFVLSIILIASTFVVFRQFNFMRNGSLGYKKDQVLIVKAPSIADSTIGNKYSYFKSEILNTASVVDASVTSDIPGNMIRYRNSVRKAAEDKQHNFTTYLMEIDENFIPTYNIQLVAGKNLEATDSSSLGPNKYTKVMVNEEIVKALGFNSAEEAVNQDIRFVLGQDDVLCKISGVVKNFHQRSMKEKFDPILFYYPSYQGWKYISVNIKASEAAKSISDVETLYKKAFPGNPFEYFFLDEYFNRQYQADARLGNVFGLFAVLTIVVACMGLLGLSSFVIKLRTKEIGIRKVLGASVSGLLVLISKDFVKLVCIASVIAIPVIYLAASTWLDNYAFHIALGISIFIIPPLLLLVITLITICLQSLKAALTNPVKSLRSE, from the coding sequence ATGTTCGAAAACTATTTCAAAATCGCCAGGCGGAATCTTTGGAGAAGCAAAGGTTTTTCTGCCATCAATATTTTTGGACTTGCCATCGGTATCGCGGCATGTTTCTTTATTTTTCAGTATGTAAATTTTGAGTCGGGTTACGATAAGTTTAATACCAATGCCGAAAACCTATATCGTGTGCCAATTTCCTATTCCGGAAGTATGGCCAATGTGCCGACAACAGCTGCGAACCACCCGGCAGTAGGGCCGGCGATGAAAGCTGATTTCCCGGAAGTTGTTGATTTTGTCCGGGTGGTTAATGTGTCGCTTTTCATGAATGCGTTTTCAATATCCTACGCGCCGCCTGTTGGTGAAACCAAAACTTTCAATGAAAGCAATATTTACATGGCCGACGCATCGTTTTTCAATGTTTTCACTTATCCGTTAATTTACGGAGATAAGAAAACCTGTCTTGTGAATGAGGGTTCTATTGTCATTTCAGAATCAGAGGCGAAAAAGTATTTTGGCGAACAAAATCCGATCGGGCAGACCCTCAAAGTGAATGGCAGAATCCCGATGAAAGTGAGCGCTGTTTTTGCTGACGCGCCGGAAAATTCACATATCAAATTTGATATGCTTGTCCCTTTTGCTGTTTTGGGACCAAAATTTGGTGAGGACAACTGGACCTGGCCAGAATTCTACAATTATGTATTACTGGCTCCGGGAACAGATATTAAAAAACTGGAAGCCAAATTTCCTGCTTTTATTGAAAGATATCTTGGTGCGAAAATGAAAGAACTGAATTTCAGGTCAGCATTTCATCTTCAAAAAGTGACGGATATACATCTCACTTCCAATTATCTAAAAGAGGCTGAGGCGAATGGCAGCGAAAAGGAGATTTATTTTCTGGCGGTTATCGGCGTATTTATACTGTTTATTGCCTGGATCAATTACATCAATTTGTCCACGGCAAAATCGATGGAGCGGGCCAAGGAAGTTGGACTGAGAAAAGTGGTTGGAGCAGAGAAAACACAATTGGTAATACAATTTTTACTTGAATCCGTCATTGTTAATTTTCTTGCGCTGGTACTTGCCGGATTTATCATTTTGGCTCTGACTCCATCTTTCAATCATTTTATTGGAAGGAATATCAGTTTGGGATTCTTTTCAAACGGACTTGGCAGTAATCCCTTATTCTGGATCAGTGTGGTTGGCATTTTTATGGCAGGCGCGTTGCTGGTCGGTGCTTATCCTGCTTTTGTTTTGTCATCGTTTTTGCCCGTAAGAGTATTGAAAGGTGCACCGGTGCCAACAGGAAAAGGTATTTCGCTTAGAAAGGTGTTGGTATCTTTTCAATTCGTACTTTCCATTATTCTGATTGCCTCGACTTTTGTGGTTTTCCGGCAATTTAATTTTATGCGAAACGGTAGTTTGGGTTACAAAAAAGATCAGGTACTGATTGTTAAAGCTCCCTCCATTGCAGATTCAACGATTGGCAATAAATACAGTTATTTTAAATCTGAAATTCTGAATACCGCTTCGGTAGTAGACGCTTCTGTCACATCGGATATTCCGGGAAATATGATCCGTTACCGCAATAGTGTGAGAAAAGCAGCTGAGGATAAGCAGCATAATTTCACTACTTATCTGATGGAAATCGATGAAAATTTTATCCCGACATATAATATTCAACTCGTAGCCGGAAAAAATCTGGAAGCGACCGACAGCTCATCATTAGGACCAAATAAGTATACAAAAGTTATGGTCAATGAGGAAATCGTAAAAGCGCTGGGATTTAATTCAGCCGAGGAAGCTGTAAATCAGGATATCCGGTTTGTGCTTGGTCAGGATGATGTTCTTTGCAAAATTTCCGGAGTGGTTAAAAATTTCCATCAGCGTTCCATGAAAGAGAAATTCGATCCGATTTTGTTTTACTATCCATCTTACCAAGGCTGGAAATATATTTCTGTAAACATCAAAGCATCTGAGGCTGCAAAAAGTATTTCAGATGTGGAAACACTTTACAAAAAAGCATTTCCAGGAAATCCGTTTGAATACTTTTTCCTTGATGAATATTTTAACCGGCAGTATCAGGCAGACGCCCGTTTGGGGAATGTTTTTGGCTTGTTTGCAGTGCTGACAATCGTGGTGGCCTGTATGGGACTTTTAGGACTTTCCAGTTTTGTGATCAAACTGAGAACAAAAGAAATCGGTATCAGAAAAGTGCTGGGCGCTTCGGTAAGCGGACTGCTGGTTTTGATTTCGAAGGATTTTGTGAAGCTTGTATGCATAGCATCCGTGATCGCGATTCCGGTCATTTATCTTGCCGCAAGTACCTGGCTGGATAATTACGCATTTCACATTGCTCTGGGAATTTCAATCTTTATTATTCCGCCACTACTTCTGCTGGTTATTACTTTAATAACGATTTGTTTACAAAGTCTGAAAGCGGCACTGACCAATCCTGTGAAGAGTTTGAGGAGTGAGTAG
- a CDS encoding bestrophin family protein produces the protein MYVKEVFSIWRLLKGIWVGVLAVTSYAAFVFYLYQYQNWHFLVFPISIIAIVGTALSLLLGFRTNSAYDRWWEARRLWGAIVNDSRTLVRQSIAFIKTDPVEKKKIIDNIAHLQIAWCYALCNTLRQEPVLIDANLHLEPEELEFVSKHQNIPNAIILLLEQRITAAYDKGYITPILFQSLDSTLARLTDSMGGCERIKNTIFPTQYSFYVHLTIFIFTLILPMGLIDSIGRIAIPITFVISFLFFYVEGISYVMQTPFEGNHNDIPMRSLSRTIEINLLQTIEADLIPDKILPKDGYVM, from the coding sequence ATGTACGTTAAGGAAGTTTTTTCAATCTGGCGCCTTTTAAAAGGGATATGGGTCGGAGTTCTTGCAGTGACCAGCTATGCCGCTTTTGTATTTTACCTTTATCAATATCAAAACTGGCATTTTCTGGTTTTCCCAATTTCTATTATTGCCATTGTAGGTACCGCGCTCTCACTGCTTCTGGGTTTTCGGACCAACTCAGCCTACGACCGTTGGTGGGAAGCCAGAAGGTTATGGGGTGCTATCGTGAATGACAGCCGCACATTGGTCAGACAATCTATTGCTTTTATCAAAACAGATCCAGTTGAGAAAAAGAAAATCATCGACAACATCGCGCACTTGCAGATTGCCTGGTGTTATGCTTTATGCAACACGCTGCGACAGGAGCCGGTCCTGATTGATGCCAATTTACATCTAGAACCCGAAGAGCTGGAATTTGTTTCCAAACACCAGAATATTCCCAACGCGATTATTCTGCTGCTCGAACAAAGGATTACAGCAGCCTATGACAAAGGCTATATCACTCCTATTTTATTCCAAAGCCTTGATAGTACATTGGCGAGACTAACTGATTCTATGGGCGGTTGTGAACGGATTAAAAATACCATTTTCCCTACCCAATACAGCTTTTACGTCCATCTGACTATTTTCATTTTTACATTGATTTTGCCAATGGGGCTGATTGATAGCATCGGAAGAATTGCGATTCCGATCACTTTTGTCATTTCCTTTCTTTTCTTTTATGTTGAAGGAATTTCCTACGTGATGCAAACGCCGTTTGAAGGAAACCATAACGACATTCCTATGCGCTCACTTTCGCGCACGATTGAAATAAATTTGCTGCAAACCATTGAGGCTGATTTGATTCCGGACAAGATTTTACCGAAGGATGGGTATGTGATGTAA